AAGGCGGCATAAGGTAAAGGTGAAGAGCCTTCAGGGACGGCAGGCCATGCTAAACAGCGATATCGACGACCATTTCCAGCTATGCACCGGACCGTCGCAAGCAATGAAGGAGGTTTACCGAACCGTTGAAAAGGTTGCAGTTACCGATGCAAACGTGATTATTTACGGCGAGAATGGCACCGGAAAGGAGCTTATTGCCCGAAGGCTCCATCGCCTCTCGCAGCGTGCCGACGAGGCCTTTATCAACGTTGACCTTGGAGCAATTAGCGAATCGCTGTTTGAGAGCGAGCTCTTTGGGCATGTGAAGGGCGCCTTTACCGATGCGCGCGACGATAGAGCGGGGCGCTTCGAAATAGCCTCGGGAGGAACCCTGTTTATGGACGAGGTGGCCAACCTCCCCCTACCCCAGCAGGCGAAGCTCCTTGCCGCGCTGCAGAACAGGGAGATTTACCGCTTGGGATCGAACAACCCCATTCCCATCGATATCCGGTTGATTACCGCCACCAACAGAAATTTGGACGAGATGATACGGCAGGGGCTCTTCCGC
The window above is part of the Williamwhitmania sp. genome. Proteins encoded here:
- a CDS encoding sigma-54 dependent transcriptional regulator; amino-acid sequence: MSKPLSGKILIIDDNLQILDSLRLLLKHEFKEVATFHDPKGIVEKLTPNAFDVILLDMNFKNPNNTGNEGIFWLGEILKRDPLAVVILITAYGDINLAVQAIKNGATDFVTKPWDADKLIITLTNALELRRHKVKVKSLQGRQAMLNSDIDDHFQLCTGPSQAMKEVYRTVEKVAVTDANVIIYGENGTGKELIARRLHRLSQRADEAFINVDLGAISESLFESELFGHVKGAFTDARDDRAGRFEIASGGTLFMDEVANLPLPQQAKLLAALQNREIYRLGSNNPIPIDIRLITATNRNLDEMIRQGLFREDLLYRINTIAIQLPPLRERKDDIPGLVDFFIKQY